The Xenopus laevis strain J_2021 chromosome 7S, Xenopus_laevis_v10.1, whole genome shotgun sequence genome includes a window with the following:
- the esam.S gene encoding endothelial cell-selective adhesion molecule produces the protein MGMSAGWERWLSVLGTVYLLINFTWALLEVHVEQTTIIAVQGKTIVIPVWYSSSSNQNPYITWHFVRAPLKEIQILKYLQVTSIDDTQFKNRVRFAEPMPSKNISIIINNTQEIDSGIYKCLVNVPDDTSIGGGNSGAINVTVIVPPSIPKCQIQGTPYAGSNVTLTCKSSAGKPEPGYSWIRSAPTRQIFFPPIQNAAKGTLSLMNLTRDSSGTYVCTSKNIAGSSSCNLTLEVASYSRTAMIVGAVVGSIVGICLVIALLGALLYFFRRKIKESQDEIENEIKEDAQAPKSLSWAKGNESDIIFKNATLSSVNTQRDHKLYPSKSPSETASVITVAGSNIGHKQIYPNERGGVKTPTPTPSLSSQSLPTYIPPQNGNYFHHPIPTNLNTLQKTNGVEQSVPRRETNLPSGVTPSNLVRMGAVPVMVPAQSQSGSLV, from the exons ATTTTACTTGGGCACTTCTGGAAGTCCATGTTGAGCAGACAACTATAATTGCTGTGCAAGGAAAAACCATTGTTATACCAGTTTGGTATTCAAGTAGTTCTAATCAGAATCCATATATCACATGGCATTTTGTGAGGGCACCCTTAAAGGAGATTCAG atattaaaatatttgcaaGTCACCAGTATTGATGACACACAGTTCAAGAATCGTGTAAGATTTGCTGAACCCATGCCTTCAAAGAATATCTCCATTATAATTAATAACACGCAGGAAATAGATTCTGGTATCTATAAATGTTTAGTCAATGTGCCTGATGACACCAGCATTGGAGGGGGAAACAGTGGAGCAATAAATGTCACTGTTATAG tTCCTCCATCCATTCCCAAATGCCAAATACAAGGAACACCTTATGCTGGGTCTAATGTTACACTAACCTGCAAGTCTTCAGCTGGAAAGCCAGAACCAGGCTACTCATGGATTCGATCAGCACCAACCAGACAGATATTTTTTCCTCCCATTCAGA ATGCTGCAAAAGGAACTCTAAGCCTAATGAATCTTACACGTGACTCATCAGGGACCTATGTCTGCACATCTAAAAATATAGCCGGGAGTTCATCATGCAACTTAACTCTGGAAGTGGCATCAT ATTCCAGAACAGCTATGATTGTTGGAGCTGTTGTAGGATCCATTGTTGGAATCTGCCTTGTAATAGCATTATTGGGCGCGTTACTCTATTTTTTCAGAAGAAAGATAAAAGAGTCACAAgatgaaatagaaaatgaaatcaa AGAAGATGCTCAGGCTCCAAAATCACTTTCTTGGGCAAAAGGCAATGAATCTgacatcattttcaaaaatgcaaCATTGTCTTCAGTGAACACACAGCGAGATCACAAACTATATCCATCAAAATCCCCTTCTGAAACAGCTTCTGTAATCACTGTGGCAGGAAGCAACATTGGCCATAAGCAGATTTACCCAAATGAAAGAGGTGGAGTGAAAACCCCAACTCCAACACCCAGTTTATCAAGCCAGTCTTTACCAACGTACATACCTCCACAAAATGGCAACTATTTTCACCATCCCATCCCAACAAACCTAAACACTCTCCAAAAAACAAACGGAGTAGAACAATCCGTTCCAAGGAGAGAAACGAATTTGCCATCTGGGGTCACACCTTcaaaccttgtgagaatgggagCAGTACCAGTTATGGTACCGGCACAAAGCCAATCGGGGTCACTTGTGTGA